The following are from one region of the Alicyclobacillus fastidiosus genome:
- a CDS encoding LysR family transcriptional regulator has translation MDEKDYLILQCLSEEQNLTRVAERLYITQPALTYRLRRMEREFDAPVIARQGKGIGLTPEGEYLVRYARKMTADLKNVKDEIANMQGGVHGHIRIGVSSYFGLHNLPSILQRFSAQYPKAHFNVTTGWSEEIYELLINDDIHVGVVRGDFPWFDQKHLLNEERICVISRSPIHLGELPRLPRISYKPPILSNRLVSYAHSSLAQAIDRWWYERFHEPPTITMQVDSFETCKEMVKHVCGYAIIPSDFIHDGDGLYKEDLVHKNGEPILRATWMYYRESTLKYALLDKFIADMKRVE, from the coding sequence GTGGACGAAAAGGACTACCTGATCCTTCAATGTCTATCAGAGGAACAGAACCTCACGCGAGTAGCGGAACGATTGTATATTACACAACCAGCCCTGACGTATCGACTGCGAAGAATGGAAAGGGAATTCGATGCGCCCGTGATTGCGAGGCAAGGAAAGGGAATCGGACTAACGCCGGAGGGGGAGTACCTGGTCCGCTACGCGAGGAAGATGACTGCGGATTTAAAAAATGTAAAAGACGAAATTGCCAACATGCAGGGTGGTGTGCACGGACACATCCGAATCGGGGTTTCTAGTTACTTCGGACTTCACAATCTCCCGTCTATCCTGCAGCGGTTCAGTGCGCAGTACCCAAAGGCTCATTTCAACGTGACGACAGGGTGGAGCGAGGAAATTTACGAGTTGCTGATCAACGACGATATTCATGTTGGGGTGGTACGCGGTGATTTCCCGTGGTTTGATCAGAAACACCTGCTAAACGAGGAGCGCATTTGTGTTATTTCGCGATCGCCGATCCACCTGGGCGAGCTCCCAAGGTTGCCGCGCATCAGTTATAAACCGCCCATCCTCTCCAATCGCTTGGTCAGCTATGCGCATTCCTCTTTGGCGCAGGCGATAGACAGGTGGTGGTATGAGAGGTTTCATGAACCTCCCACGATCACGATGCAGGTGGACAGTTTCGAAACCTGCAAGGAAATGGTCAAACACGTGTGTGGATACGCGATTATCCCAAGTGATTTCATTCATGATGGCGACGGCTTGTATAAAGAGGATTTGGTACACAAAAACGGAGAACCCATCCTCAGGGCGACATGGATGTATTATCGCGAATCGACATTGAAGTATGCGCTCTTGGACAAGTTTATCGCCGATATGAAGCGCGTTGAGTGA
- a CDS encoding PAS domain S-box protein, translated as MQVSQDRNDQLLSSFDIQQVYASAFERYPDAVFILDMHGHCRQCNKKACSLLGFDADVYLGSRMSDLTHDADNALFSSTFQNALAGKTQEVEVSMLHQEGHMIDTQVTFVPASVSNVEYVNGVVRDMTDERKAQAKFRQSEDRLKRSQEIAQIGDWEIDLDTNMVACSEKMRQIYGLSEHTVPLERVLQRVHPDDLSIVTDSIQRAIEEVPTVRNAQYRVVHVDGTIRHVHVYGAVTQHSAAKSHKLIGTAQDITQRIHTEEALRKSDKLAIVGQLAAGIAHEIRNPLTVLKGLLHLLESDTLDRHQYAQYRPLIWESLNQIEFTTGEMLVLAKPQPKVCSTQNVIRIVQEVAALLHAEALLHNVQLLYMPTTDDLPIQCNEIQIKQVCTNIIKNALEAMPTGGTLKISVQRQDNRVSIAFVDNGHGIPRKRMMKLGEPFYTTKEKGSGLGLTISNKILSDHGGSMRIDSEVKKGTKVTIELPLHLANAHSEH; from the coding sequence ATGCAAGTTTCACAAGATAGAAATGACCAGTTGCTGAGTTCGTTTGATATTCAGCAAGTGTACGCTTCAGCATTTGAACGTTATCCTGACGCCGTGTTTATCCTAGATATGCATGGCCATTGTCGACAGTGTAACAAAAAGGCCTGTAGTCTGCTCGGATTTGACGCAGACGTCTATCTTGGCTCACGAATGAGCGATTTGACACATGACGCAGACAACGCGTTATTTTCGAGCACATTTCAAAATGCTCTAGCGGGCAAAACACAAGAAGTGGAAGTCTCCATGCTGCATCAAGAGGGGCACATGATCGATACCCAGGTCACGTTTGTTCCCGCTTCTGTATCGAATGTTGAGTACGTCAATGGCGTCGTCAGAGACATGACGGACGAGAGAAAGGCGCAAGCCAAGTTCCGGCAGAGTGAAGACCGACTCAAAAGATCCCAGGAAATCGCACAAATCGGGGATTGGGAGATCGACTTAGACACCAACATGGTGGCGTGTTCAGAGAAAATGAGGCAGATTTATGGCCTGAGCGAGCACACAGTCCCATTAGAACGCGTATTGCAGCGAGTACATCCCGACGACTTGTCCATCGTGACCGATTCCATCCAACGCGCAATCGAAGAGGTGCCCACGGTCCGCAATGCACAGTACAGAGTCGTTCACGTAGATGGTACGATCCGACACGTCCATGTGTATGGAGCCGTCACACAGCATTCTGCTGCGAAATCTCACAAACTCATCGGAACCGCTCAAGACATTACACAGCGCATTCACACGGAAGAAGCTTTGAGGAAGTCGGACAAACTAGCGATCGTGGGCCAACTAGCTGCGGGGATCGCCCACGAAATTAGAAATCCCTTGACTGTGCTAAAAGGGCTGCTGCACCTTCTTGAATCCGATACTCTAGATCGACATCAATACGCACAATATCGCCCTTTAATCTGGGAATCCCTGAATCAAATCGAATTCACCACTGGCGAAATGCTCGTATTGGCGAAGCCCCAGCCAAAAGTCTGTTCGACCCAAAATGTGATCCGAATCGTGCAAGAAGTCGCCGCTCTTCTTCACGCAGAGGCACTTCTACACAACGTGCAATTGCTCTACATGCCGACCACGGACGATCTACCCATTCAGTGCAATGAAATTCAAATCAAGCAGGTGTGCACCAATATTATCAAAAACGCTCTCGAGGCGATGCCAACAGGCGGAACTCTGAAGATATCGGTTCAACGACAGGACAATCGCGTCTCGATTGCCTTTGTTGATAATGGACATGGCATTCCACGAAAGCGGATGATGAAACTCGGTGAACCATTTTATACGACGAAGGAAAAAGGCTCAGGTTTAGGTTTGACCATCAGCAACAAAATCCTCAGCGACCACGGCGGATCGATGCGCATTGACAGCGAAGTGAAAAAGGGCACCAAAGTGACCATTGAGTTGCCGCTCCATCTTGCGAATGCACACTCGGAACACTAA
- a CDS encoding TRIC cation channel family protein — protein MESLGWLVLHGIGTCAYAASGAFVALQAKYRMIGVFVLGLTTSFGGGVIRNTVIGVPVTKLWDRETLLLVVGTLAVLYILSTKWIRHWKKWGLFFDSIGLASFSLQGALYARQFGDNLGMTVMAALFTGIGGGVIRDLLAGRKPIALREEIHAILAVLVGVAVAIGGRGFLEPIPLFLTIFIVVTVRMFAVRYKHKVWDKLMFHR, from the coding sequence TTGGAAAGCCTGGGATGGCTTGTCTTGCACGGTATAGGCACCTGCGCGTACGCAGCCAGTGGAGCGTTTGTCGCCCTTCAGGCGAAGTATCGCATGATCGGTGTATTTGTCCTTGGCCTGACCACCTCGTTTGGCGGAGGCGTGATCCGAAACACGGTCATTGGTGTACCGGTGACCAAACTCTGGGATCGGGAGACGCTGTTGCTCGTCGTAGGCACGCTCGCCGTCCTCTATATTTTGTCGACGAAGTGGATCCGCCATTGGAAAAAATGGGGTCTTTTCTTTGATTCCATCGGATTGGCTTCCTTTTCGCTACAAGGGGCTCTCTACGCGCGTCAGTTTGGCGACAACTTGGGCATGACCGTGATGGCGGCTTTGTTCACAGGTATCGGGGGAGGGGTCATCCGGGATTTGTTGGCGGGGCGCAAACCGATCGCTCTGCGGGAAGAGATCCACGCGATTCTTGCCGTTCTAGTCGGCGTCGCGGTCGCTATCGGCGGGCGGGGATTCCTGGAGCCGATTCCGCTGTTTTTAACCATCTTCATCGTGGTGACCGTGCGCATGTTCGCGGTGCGATACAAGCATAAGGTGTGGGATAAGCTGATGTTTCATCGGTGA